The Roseibium sp. Sym1 nucleotide sequence CACTGGCGTCGAACAGGAAAATCAAGGTCGGCGCTCTGCGCTTCACGTCACATGCCGGCAATTTCGTCGCGCTTGAGCGCGGCTATTTCGCCGATGCCGGTCTCGACGTCGAGTTCGAATTCTTCCAGGCCGCGCAGCCCATGGCCGTCGCCATTGCGTCGGGCGATGTCGACTATGCCGTCACGGCCGTTTCCGGCGGACTGATCAGCCTGGCCCAGAAGGGGGCGATCAAGGTGATCGGTGGCGCCTTGAGCGAAGAAGACGGTATTGACGGGCAGAAATTCCTGGCCTCCGATGCGGCCTTCCAGGCCGGCGTGAAAACACCGAAGGACCTGGCAGGCAAGAAATTTGCCGTCACCCAGGCCGGCTCGTCCTTCCATTACATGGGCTCGAAAATGGCCGCGGCCGAAGGCATCGAGATGTCCTTCACACCCTTGCAGAAGGTGGGCGCGATCATTGGTGCCATGAAGTCCGGCCAGGTGGACGGCTGGTCCATCGTGCCGCATATCGCCAAGCCGCTGGCCGGGTCCGGTGCCGTTCATATCATCGGCGACGTCTCCGACTACCTTCCGAACTACCAGGTGACCACGGTCTTTACCTCGGCCAGGAACGCAGCAGAGGAACGTGGTCTGACGGAGAGCTTCCTTGCCGGCTACTCAAAGGGCGTGGATGATTATGCCGCCGCCATGATCGACAAGACCGCTGACCAGGACGCCATGGTCGACCTGATCCATAAATATGTCTACACGGATCGGCCGCGTGAAAAAGCGGCCCCGTCGATCATCAACGGAACCATGCGCCTCAACAAGGGCGCGGCCCTCAACCTCGCCTCGATCAAGGACCAGCTGGCCTGGTTCCAGTCCGAGGGGCTGGTCGATGCGGACATCACCATCGAGCAGGTTGTCGACGGATCCTATGTGGACATGATCGACGCCTGACCTTTTCCCGGGCAGGGCCGATTGCATTCGGCCCTGCTTTTTTGCGAGACCCTCCATGGACATCCGACTGGATGGCATCAGCCATTCCTACGACTCATTCGAAGTCATGCGAGACATCACGCTGGACATTCCCAGCGGGCAGATCGCGTGTATCGTGGGGCCGTCAGGCTGCGGCAAGTCCACGCTGCTGCGCTTTATCGGCGGCCTGGAACGGCCCATGGCCGGACAGGTCCTGCAACTCGGCGAACCGCCGGAAGGCTGCCTCAATCCGCTGACCTATATCTTTCAGGATTTTGCGCTGCTGCCGTGGCGGACCGTTTCCGGGAACATTTCCCTGGTTCTGGAAGACCACGGCATCAAGGGCGACAAGGCGCGTGCCATCATTGCCGATGTCCTGGCGCGCACAAAGCTCACCGACTTTTCCGGGGCCTTGCCGAAACAGCTTTCCGGCGGCATGAAACAACGGGTCGCCATCGCCCGGGCTCTTGCGGTCAACCCGGCCGTTCTGCTCATGGACGAGCCTCTGTCCGCGCTCGACAGTCAGACGCGTGAGCTCCTGATGGACGATCTGGTGGACCTGTGGACGCGCCAGCCCTTCACGGCGGTTTATGTCACGCACAATCTGGCCGAGGCGGTGCGGCTCGGGCATCAGGTTGTGGTCCTGTCACGGCGTCCGGGCCAAATCCGCGAGATCGTTACCATCGACAAGCCGCTCGCGGAACGTGAATTCGGCGATGCGGATCTGGAAGCGGCTCAGAAGCATCTCTGGCAGCTTATGCGCGATGAAGCCCGTGCGGCCGATGCGGAGTTGATCCATGTCTGAGGATACTGCAAATGGAAATGCCGTCACCTTCCGTGGTGGCGGCTTCGCCCCAAAGTCCCATCGCTGGGTGGGGTTCGCCGTCTTTGTCGGCCTGATCCTGATTGCGGAATGGGGCACCCGAACCGGGTGGATTTCGGCACTGACGCTCCCCAAACCATCGGATGTTCTGGAGACCTTTGGCGAACTTTACCAGAGCGGACTCCTGTTCAGACATCTCGGTCCTTCCCTGTCCCGGCTAGTGGTCGGCGCGGCGATCGGGGTCAGCATCGGCATCAGCGTCGGCGTCCTGATCGGTCTGTTTTCCTACGTCCGGTCGGGGCTGGTTCCGGTGGTCGCGGCGATCTTCCCGATCCCGAAGATCGCGCTCCTGCCGCTCTTTGTCATCTGGTTCGGGATTGGCGAAGGCTCGAAATATGCCCTGATTGCCTTTGGTACTTTCACACCCACCGTCGTGGCGACCTATGGCGCTGTGGACAATGTCGACCGGACCCTGATCCGCATGGGGCAAAGTTTTGGTCTTTCGTGGTGGTCCATCGTGCGCAAGATTGTGCTGCCCGGCGCCATGCCCGGTATCCTGTCCGGCCTTCGCATCAGCCTCGCCATCGCGATCATCCTGCTGGTCGCGGCCGAAATGCTTGGTGCCGAATACGGGATCGGCGCCTATATCCTCGAAGCGGGCTCGCTCTACGATCTGGAACGCCTGTTCGCAGGTGTCGTGATCCTGTCTCTGCTGGGCGTGCTCGTCAGCGCGACGATCGGCGTGATCGAGCGGCGCCTGCTCGGCTGGCGAATGTGAGGCAGACGAAAAAGCGGCGCTCTTCGACCTCCCCGGGACCGGAATTGCCTCCAGCACCTCAGTCGGAGTGTTTCCGGCTCACGCCACCTGGCTGACGAGGTTGACTTTCGGGACGTCACCGGCCGATGGCTCGCCGTCGGTCGGACGGATCGCCGTCGAGGCCATCAGGGCCCGGCGGATGTCCCGCACCGGCATCGGCTTGCCGAACAGGAACCCCTGGACCTCGGCGCAGCCCTGGGACGCCAGGAAGCCCAGGTGGCCTTCCGTTTCCACGCCTTCTGCAAGCACCGGGATCTGAAGGCTTTCGCCGAGGATGATCGTCGCCCTGACAATGGCCTCGGATTGCTTGTTGCCGCCCAGATCCTTGACGAATTCCCGATCGATCTTGATCTTGTCGAACGGAAACGCCTGCAAGGTCGCGAGCGAGGAATAACCGGTACCGAAATCGTCCATGGCGATACGCACGCCGAGCTTCTTGAGCTGATGGATGATCTGGAGCGCATGGGACGTGTCGGCAATGATCCCGGTTTCGGTGATCTCCAGTTCCAGGCGTTCCGGCCTGAGACCACTCTCCTTCAGAGCATGGGCGACAATGTCCGGGAAGTGACTGTCGGCCAGTTGCACCGGGGCCACGTTGATGGCGACCTTGACCGGGTTCGCCCAGGACGCGGCCTCGCGGCAGGCGGTGCGGATGACCCAGGCGCCGATGTCCTTGATCAGGCCCGTTTCCTCGGCAATCGGAATGAACTCGAACGGCGGCACCATGCCCCTGACGGGATGATGCCACCGCAACAGAACTTCCGTGCCCGTCACTTCCCGGGTCGTGACATCGTTCTGCAACTGATAGAAAAGCTCGAATTCGCCATTCTTGAGCGCATTGCGCAGATCCAGCGCGAGCGCGCTGCGGTCACGGGTTTGCTCATCCTTGTCCGCATCATAGCAAAGGGCCGCGTTGCCACCGTTGGATTTGGCCCGGTGCATGGCCCGGGCGGCCGCTTCCATCAGTTCCTGGCCCGTCGCGGCGTGATCCGGATAGGTGGCATAGCCAACGCTGCAGGCAATCCGGATATCCTCGCCCTTCCAGGACAAGGGCAGGCCCACAAGCTTTTGAACCCGCTTGCACAGGTCGAGCATGTAACCTCGGTAATAGACCGGCTTGCCGACGACGACGAATTCGTCGCCGCTGATCCGGGCGACGTATTCTTCAGGATCCAGGTTCTCCGACAGGCTCTTGGCCACTTGGCGCAGAACAGCGTCACCACCCGCGTGACCAAGCACCTCGTTGATTTCCTTGAACCGGCTGAGATTGCAGTTCAGGACAATGACCCGGGCATTGTCCATGGCCACACTGGAAATGAACCCGTCCAGATGGCGGTCAAGTGCGGCGCGGTTCGGCAGGCCCGTGAGCGGATCGTGGTGGGCAATGTGGTTCAGGCGACTATCAGCCACCTCGGTGTTCACGTTGTCGATCGAATGGGTGATCATTGCGGACAGCATCAGAACGCTCATGGTGAAGACCACCGAAATGCCCATCAGCTGGTTCGACACAAGGTCCTTCACGCTGCCATCCAGGCGCAGAGGCAAGATATCGAGACCACCCATGGCGACGAAATGCAGGCTCGCGACCGCGAGAATAAAGCTAATGGCGGCGCCGTATTTGCAATAGCGGGTGACGGGCCGCGCGATCCGGCTGGTCGCGAACATGCCAAAGACGCAGGACAGCAAAACGGACGTGACCACAAAGGGCGTGGACAGCGTCACGATCCCCGACACCTGCAGCGCCTCGATGCCCATGAAATGCATCGCCGCGATCGACGCCCCGAAGACCACTCCGCCGACTTCGATCAGGTAGGAGCGCTGTGTCACCGAGCTGATCAGAAATCCGGCTGTCGTTCCCGCAACGGCCACAAGGAGAGAGAAAGCAGTCAGTTCCAGATCGTAGCCGAGAATCAACGGGCTCTTGTAGGCGATCATCGAGACGAAATGCGTGCTCCAAATCGTTCCGCCCGCGATCAGGCCCGACAGCAACAGCCACATGTACTTGAGATTGCCCTGCGTGCGCCGGACCCTTGCGTAAAGGCGCATGGTCAATACCGAGCCGACCGTCAGGATTATCACCGCCAGGGCAAGAAACAGCGGATCATGCTCAAAGGCTATGCACGACAGGACAGTTAGCATCATCTACTCCACGAAGATGCAATCTACCGTCTTTTGCCTCGGGAGTCGTAAAAACACGTATCTTGAATCACTTATGGATAACGCGTGGTAAATACGATCAAGATATTGAATTAATTTAATAAAATACTTTTTCACATATGCAAAAGACCCGTTGAAGGTCTGTCTCAATTTTCACCCGTTTACCATTCCCTTCAAACGGTGACCGAAGACAAAAACACGCGCCCGGGACGCGTTCCAAAAAGCAACGAGGCGCCCGCGATCCTGCGCGGACACCTCGTTGCCTGGCTGATCTTTTCGTCAGGCGGCCGTCTTGGCCTTGAACTCGATACGCCGGCGGTGCAGCACCGGTTCGGTGTAGCCGTTGGGCTGCTTCGTGCCTTCGAAAACAAGCTCGCATGCGGCCTGGAAGGCAACGGAACCTTCAAAATCCTCCGCCATCGGCCGGTAGAGCGGATCGCCCGCATTCTGCCCGTCCACCACAGCGGCCATGCGCTTCATCGTCTCCAGAACCTGGTCCCTGGACGCCACGCCATGATGCAGCCAGTTGGCAATGTGCTGGGAGGAAATCCGCAGCGTGGCCCGGTCCTCCATCAGCCCGACATCGTTGATGTCCGGCACCTTGGAACAGCCGATGCCCTGCTCGACCCACCGCACAACGTATCCCAGAATGCCCTGGGCGTTGTTGTCGAGTTCCGCCTGGATGTCTTCCGGCGCCCAGTTGGGCCTCGCGGCGACAGGAATGGAGAGAATGTCCTCGAGCTTGGCGGCCTCGCGGGCCTTCAGTTCCGCCTGACGGCCCGCAACACTCACCTTGTGATAGTGCAGCGCATGCAGGGTGGCGGCGGTCGGAGACGGCACCCAGGCCGTGTTGGCGCCAGACATCGGATGACCGATCTTCTGCTCCAGCATGGCGTTCATCAGGTCCGGCATCGCCCACATGCCCTTGCCGATCTGCGCATGGCCCGGCAGGCCGCAGGCAAGGCCGACATCGACATTGTTGTTCTCGTAGGCACCGATCCAGGTGGCGGCCTTCATGTCGCCCTTGCGGATCATCGGACCGGCTTCCATCGAGGTGTGCATCTCGTCGCCGGTGCGGTCGAGGAAGCCGGTATTGATGAAGAACACCCGGTCCTTTGCCTGGCGGATACATTCCTTGAGGTTCACCGTGGTCCGGCGTTCCTCATCCATGATGCCCATCTTGAGCGTGTTGCGCGCCATGCCGAGCGCGTCCTCGACCCTGTTGAAGATCTCGCAGGCAAAGGCAACCTCTTCGGGGCCGTGCATCTTCGGCTTGACGATATAGACCGAGCCGGCGCGGCTGTTGAGTTCGCGGCCGTTGGGGCCGATGTCGTGCAGCGCGATCATGGCGGTAATCATGCCGTCCAGAAGTCCCTCGGGCACCTCGTTGCCGTCCCTGTCGAGCACCGCATCGATGGTCATCAGGTGACCGACATTGCGCACCAGCAGCAGCGAGCGGCCATGCAGGCTCAGGGCGCTGCCATCGGGAGCGGTGTATTGCCTGTCGGCATTCATGCGCCGGGTGACGGTCTCGCCGCCTTTTTCGAAGGTTTCTTCCAGATCGCCCTTCATCAGGCCGAGCCAGTTGGAATAGACGACGACCTTGTCTTCCGCGTCGACGGCGGCAACGCTGTCCTCGCAATCCATGATGGTGGACATGGCCGATTCCAGAATGACATCAGCGATATGGGCCTTGTCGGTCTTGCCGATCGGATGCTGACCATCGATGTCGATTTCCAGATGCAGGCCGTTCCTGACCAGAAGCACCTTGTAGGGTGCGGCCGTGTCGCCGGAGTAACCCGCGAACTGCGCCGGATCCTTCAGCGCGGTGGAACCGCCCTCCGTCGCAATGACCAGCTGCTCGTCCTGGATGGCAAAGCCGGTGACATCGGTCCAGCTGCCGTCGGCAAGCGGCGCGGCGTCGTCGAGGATCCCGCGGGCAAAGGCGATGACCTGCGCACCACGTGCCGGGTCAAAGCCCCTGCCTTCTGGTTTCGAGCCCATGGCATCGGTGCCGTAAAGGGCGTCGTAGAGCGAGCCCCAGCGCGCGTTGGCGGCATTGAGGGCGTAACGCGCATTCATCACCGGAACGACAAGCTGCGGCCCGGCCACGCTGCCGATTTCCGGATCGACGTTCGCGGTGCCGACTTCGAAATCCGGTCCTTCCGGAACGAGGTAGCCGATTTCCTGAAGGAAGCTCTTGTAGCCCTCCATCTCCGGCGTTCCCGGATGGGCCTTGTGCCAGGTGTCGATCTTTTCCTGGAGCTGATCGCGCTTTACCAGCAGCGCGCGGTTCTTCGGGCCAAGATCGTGCACGAGATCCGACAGGCTCTTCCAGAAATGGTCCCGATCGACGCCGGTGTCCGGCAATGCCTTGTCGTTGACGAAATCAAAAAGATCCTTGGCAACTTGCAATCCGTACGCGTCGATCCGGCCTGTCATGGGTCAGCTCCTGTCTCAAACTCTCACATCAAGATATTGGTTGGTGTTTTGGGGTCAAAGGCAGCAATCGTCAATCTCCGGCTGCCACTCATGACTTTTTCCAATTTCGAAAAGATCAAAATCATTATCTCCAACAGTATATGCCGGTATACAAAAAGAATGGCCTTTCAGAGAGGCGCCTCTTCCGCTACCGATGCGTCTCCGCAGCGGCGGGACTCAATTCTCCTCGCACCATATCCCACAGGACCTCATGATTGCGCTGGCAAAACGACTAGGCGACCTGACCTATGGCAATGCCATCTTGATGCTGGCCTTGACGACCCTGTTCTGGGGCGGCAACACCGTGGCTGGCCGCCTCGCGGTGGGCGAGGTTTCGCCAATGGTCGTCGTGTTCCTGCGCTGGGTGATCGTGGCCGTGATCATGCTGCCCTTACAGGGGCGGCAGATCCGCCGCGAGTGGCCACAGATGCGGCCTTATTTCCCCTATATGCTGCTGATGGCGATCTTCGGGTTTGTCGGCTTCAATTCGCTGTTCTACATCGCCGCCACCAAGACGACCGCCGTCAATCTCGGTATCATCCAGGGGTCCATGCCGATCCTCGTTCTGATCGGGTCCGTGATCGCCTTCGGCGCGAAGGTGCGCCTCCTGCAGGTGCTCGGCATCCTGCTGACCCTGACCGGCGTCACGCTGATCGCCGCCCAGGGCAAGCTGGAGGTGCTGATGGCGCTTGCCGTCAATCCGGGTGACGGTGTCATGCTGGTCGCCTGCGTGCTCTATTCCGGCTACACACTGGCTCTGAGGAACCGGCCGCGTGTGTCGCCGCTGGCCTTCTTCGCCATTTTGTCGGGGATCGCCGCCCTGACCTCAGTCCCGGGCCTGGTCTATGAAATATCCACCGGCACCGCCCAGTGGCCAACCCTTAAGGGCTGGCTCGTTGTCCTCTACATTGCCTTCTTCCCGTCCCTGCTGTCGCAGATCACCTTCATGCGCGGTGTCGAGCTGATCGGTCCGGCCCGGGCCGGTGTCTTCATCAATCTCGTGCCGATCTTTGCTGCCATCCTGGCTGTCTCGATCCTCGGCGAGGCCTTCGAATGGCATCACGGGACGGCGCTTGCGCTTGTGCTGGGCGGCATCTGGCTTTCCGAACGCAAGGCGGCAGGCTGACACCCGGGCCCGGTTCCGTTTCTCACAAACCTCATGAGACTGTGAAATAACAGTCGGCGTATTTGAAATTGCCGCAATCGCGGTGCACCATGCCACGATGGAAACACCTTTGATAACAGGCGCTTTTGCGCTGCTGCTGATCACGATTTCCCTGCTGCAGCCGCTCGCGCGCCGGCTCGGACTGGCACCCAGCGTCCTGTTGGCCACCGTCGGCACGCTGATCGGCATCCTGGCGATCTACCTGCGCTACACGGCCGAGACCGATTCCTTCAATGCCATAGCGGATGTCTTCATCAATCCTCCGCTGGATTCGGAGATGATCCTCTACATCTTCCTGCCGATCCTCCTGTTCCAGACCGCCCTGACCCTGGACGTCCGCAGGATCATGGAAGACATCGCGCCCATCCTGGTGATGGCCGTCGTCGCCGTCTTCGTCGCGACCGCCTTCATCGGCTTCGGCCTCTACCCGCTGGCCCTGCTGTTCTCCCTGCCCGAAATCGGGCTGATCGCCTGCCTCCTGCTCGGGGCAATCGTGGCAACAACCGACCCGGTGGCCGTCGTGGCCATATTCCGGGATATCGGCGCTCCGGCGCGTCTCGGCCGGATTGTCGAGGGCGAAAGCCTGTTGAACGATGCCGCGGCCATCGTGATCTTCGTCATCCTGCTGCACATGCTGACCGGTCAGAACTCCCTGACCGTCAGCGAAGCCCTGATCGCTTTCTGCCGGTCCTTTGCCGGCGGCATCATTGTCGGTGCTCTCCTGGGACGGATCGCCGTCGGCCTGCTGCCGCTGATGCGCGATCTTCCGCTGGCGCAGGTGACACTCAGCCTGGCCCTGCCCTACGGCACCTACGTGCTCAGCGACCAGTTCGTCGATGTCTCGGCCGTGGTCGCGGTAGTTTGCGCCGGCACGGTGTTCAATTTTTACGGACTTGCCCGGATACAGCCCTCGAGCTGGCAGTTCCTGCATGCGGTCTGGGAGCAGATTTCGTTCTGGGCCGCCTCGCTGATCTTCCTGCTGTCGGCGATCCTGATCCCGCGCTTCGTGGAAGGTTTCACACCGCTCGACATTTTGCTGTTGCTGATCGTGATCATTGCCGCCCTGGCCGCCAGAGGCGTCGTGATTTTTGGCGTGTTGCCGTTCCTGAGCGTGTTCAGGATGGGCCAGTCGGTCAACACCAAGTTCAAGACCGTGATCCTGTGGGGCGGCATGCGCGGCGCCGTCACCCTAACGCTTGCCCTGTCCGTGTCCGAACACCCGTTGCTGTCCACGGAGGTTTCGGGTTTCGTGACCAAGCTGGCCACGGGCTTTGTCCTGTTCACGCTCCTGGTCTATGGCACCAGCCTGAAACCGCTGATCCGCCTGCTCGGCCTCGACCGGCTCAATGCCCGCGACGAGGCACTGCGGACGCAGTTTCTGGCACTCGCCCTGTCGGACGTCCGCCACGAACTCGAAACGGCGGCCAGCAACTATCACATTGGCCCTGTCGTCACCGGTGCGGTCCTGAAGGACTACGAGGTCCGGGCCGCGGCAGCCGCGCAGACCAGCAAGCTGGAGGAGCTGAAGGATTGGGACCGTGTGCGCATGGGCCTGATCGCCCTCGCCGATCGCGAACAGCAGCTGGTTCTCGAGCATTTTCACGAGAAGACCCTCTCGGGCCGGTCGGTTTCACGTTTTCTGACGCTGACCGGCAGGACCGGTGACCTCGCCCGTAGCGACGGCCGGTCCGGCTACAACAAGGCCACGCGCCAGCCACTCAAGTTCGGCCTCGGTTTTCGCCTGGCCCAGACCCTGCAGCGACGCCTGCGCATTGCCCGCCCCCTTGCGATCCGGCTGGCCGACCGCTTCGAATTCCTGCTGGTCTACAGGATCCTCGCCGACGAATTGATCGTCTTCAACAACCGGCGGATCAGGCCTCTCCTGGGCGACCGCGTTGCCGACATTCTCCAGGACACGCTGACGATCAGGCAAGACGAGACCCTGGCGGCCATCGACGCGTTGCGCCTGCAATATCCCGATTATGCCGACGCGCTCGAGGGCCAGTTCCTGCGCAAGGCCGGCGTTCGCCTCGAGGAAACAGCGTATGACGAGGCCAAGGAGCAGATGCTGATCGGCACGGAACTGCATCGCGACCTCCTGCGCGATGTCGAGCGCGCACGGCGTGAATGCCACACCAGGCCGAAACTGGATCTCGGCCTCAAGACCCGTGAGCTGGTCAGCGCGCACCCCCTGTTCGCAGACCTGCCGAAGAAGCAGCAAAAGGCAATCCGCCGCATGATGCGACCGCAATTCGCGACACCGGGCGAGACACTGATCCGCAAGGGCGACAGGGGCGACGCGGCCTATTTCATCGCGTCCGGTGCCGTGGAGGTGCGGACGCCGACCCACAACGTTCGTCTCGGACGTGGCGATGTTTTCGGCGAGATCGCCCTGATGACCGGAGGCCGGCGCAGCGCAGACGTGGTCGCGCTCGGCTATTGCCAGTTGCTGAGCCTCCGGGCGCAGGACTTCAAGGCCTTGATGAGCGAACACGAAGACCTGCGCCAGCACGTGGTCTCGCTTGCGAAAAAACGACAGCTGATGAATACGGACGACCAGGAGGCGGATATCGAGGATCCGGTGGTTCCCGTGTTTGTAGACGCTGCGATCACGTCCCGGGACGGCGATACCGCGATCGACGACGGGGAACAGGTGTCCGAGATCAGCTCTGCGGAAACGGCGGCAGCCGAAGACGCCGAGTTGGACGAAACGGAAACCGTGCCTGAAGACGACAGGACGGTCACGCAGGAAGATGCAAATTCAGAGGAAGCTGCGCCAAAGGAACAATCCTCGGAGGAAGCCCGGCCAGTCGATGGTACACACGAGGAGCCTGGCGAGGCGAGACGAGAGCTTTCGGAAGAGAAGACCGGGCCAGATGCCGAGAAGCCCACTGAAACCAAGTCGGCACCGACCGGTGAAGACGCCACTCGGGACGCGGCTGAAACCCGGAACAAGGACCTGAAGAAGGAAGCGGAAACGGCGTGAGGCCGGCAAAGCGCACATTGCCGGCCCAACTTTCGGAACCGGCTAAGCGCTATCATCTCACGTGGTGTCATCCCCTGCGGAATGTTCAGACTTGAGAGATGGTTTACGCCTGTTCGGGGACATGGTTTACACCTTTATCTAGTTCTCAGGTCTGAACACGGAAGCGGGGATGACAGTTTTGGGGAAGCGGCTTTCCAACCGAGTTGTTGGACGCGGATCGATCAAACGCCCTCACCGTCGTCCTTGCAGGGCCTGACCCACTGGTGTCCGGTCAGGCAGGAGCCGCTGCGCGCAAACAGGCTTCGCCGCTTGTTCCCCTCTCCCTTTGGAGGGCAGGGCAATCGCATTTGGCAGAGCATGGCCCCCTCTCCCTGTGGGAGAGGGTTGGGGTGAGGGAACAAACGCCTGAGACCTGCAGAAAAGTCTGCCCCCTCACCCGGACCTTCGGTCCGACCTCTCCCCGTGGGAGAGGTAAATTTGGCGACTGCGGACAGGACGTTAGTCAAATGCGATTGCCCTGCCCTGGAGGGGGATGTTCGGGAACCGGACAGAGGGGGGGCGCAGCGGTTCCTCGAATTCGGAAAAGGCCCTGTATGCTGAGAGATTGCCCCCCCCCTGTCTCCTGTCGGAGACATCTCCCCCTCCAGGGGGGCGACTGGAACAAGCGGCGAAATCTGTTTGCGCGCAGCGGCTCCTGCCCGACCGGACAGCAGTGGGCCTGACCCGGCAATCCATACCGTTGCGATTCAACAGGTGACGGTATTCGCTTGGCACTGAAACGGCATGGATGCCATGGTCGGGCCAGGGCATAACGAACAGGTGGGCGTGAATGCCCCCTACCCCGCCTTCTGGATTTCCACCGAATGCGGATAGGGAATGGAAATGCCGCCGGCGTCGAACGCTTCCTTGACCGCCTTCAGCATGTGGAATTTCAGTTCCCAGTAGTCGCCGGCATCGCACCAGAGGCGCACGCCGAGGTCGACGGAACTGTCGCCCAGGTTGGTGAGCCGCACCCAGGGTTCCGGGTCCTTGTGGACACGTGCGTCCGCATTGGCGACATCGAGGATGATCTGGACCGCCTTGTCGATGTCGTCGCCATAGTCGATGCCGAAGGTCAGATCGAGGCGGCGGGTCGAATGGGCGGAGAAATTGGTCACCACGGTGCCCCAGGCCTTGCCGTTTGGCATGATGATCTGGACGTTGTCCGGGGTCACAAGCTCCGTCACGAAGATGTTGAGGTCCTTGACCGTTCCGGAAGTCCCGCCGATGTCGACAAACTGTCCGACCTTGTAGGGCCGGAAGATGATCAGCATCACACCCGCGGCCAGGTCACTGAGCGTTCCCTGGAGGGCAAGGCCGATGGCAAGCGTGCCGGCGCCGAGCACGGCGACCAGGCTGGTGGCCTGAATGCCGAAGAGCTGCAGGATCGCGATCACCGTGATCAGCAGGATCAGCCAGCGTACGATCGAGGACGCAAAGCCGCCGATCGTGTCGTCGATGCGCGGGTGGCTGACAATCCGCTTCTTTGCAA carries:
- a CDS encoding mechanosensitive ion channel family protein, producing the protein MDSAMDQVSVWMPLVINAVKALVVLIIGWFLAGFLAALAKKRIVSHPRIDDTIGGFASSIVRWLILLITVIAILQLFGIQATSLVAVLGAGTLAIGLALQGTLSDLAAGVMLIIFRPYKVGQFVDIGGTSGTVKDLNIFVTELVTPDNVQIIMPNGKAWGTVVTNFSAHSTRRLDLTFGIDYGDDIDKAVQIILDVANADARVHKDPEPWVRLTNLGDSSVDLGVRLWCDAGDYWELKFHMLKAVKEAFDAGGISIPYPHSVEIQKAG
- a CDS encoding cation:proton antiporter domain-containing protein; amino-acid sequence: MITGAFALLLITISLLQPLARRLGLAPSVLLATVGTLIGILAIYLRYTAETDSFNAIADVFINPPLDSEMILYIFLPILLFQTALTLDVRRIMEDIAPILVMAVVAVFVATAFIGFGLYPLALLFSLPEIGLIACLLLGAIVATTDPVAVVAIFRDIGAPARLGRIVEGESLLNDAAAIVIFVILLHMLTGQNSLTVSEALIAFCRSFAGGIIVGALLGRIAVGLLPLMRDLPLAQVTLSLALPYGTYVLSDQFVDVSAVVAVVCAGTVFNFYGLARIQPSSWQFLHAVWEQISFWAASLIFLLSAILIPRFVEGFTPLDILLLLIVIIAALAARGVVIFGVLPFLSVFRMGQSVNTKFKTVILWGGMRGAVTLTLALSVSEHPLLSTEVSGFVTKLATGFVLFTLLVYGTSLKPLIRLLGLDRLNARDEALRTQFLALALSDVRHELETAASNYHIGPVVTGAVLKDYEVRAAAAAQTSKLEELKDWDRVRMGLIALADREQQLVLEHFHEKTLSGRSVSRFLTLTGRTGDLARSDGRSGYNKATRQPLKFGLGFRLAQTLQRRLRIARPLAIRLADRFEFLLVYRILADELIVFNNRRIRPLLGDRVADILQDTLTIRQDETLAAIDALRLQYPDYADALEGQFLRKAGVRLEETAYDEAKEQMLIGTELHRDLLRDVERARRECHTRPKLDLGLKTRELVSAHPLFADLPKKQQKAIRRMMRPQFATPGETLIRKGDRGDAAYFIASGAVEVRTPTHNVRLGRGDVFGEIALMTGGRRSADVVALGYCQLLSLRAQDFKALMSEHEDLRQHVVSLAKKRQLMNTDDQEADIEDPVVPVFVDAAITSRDGDTAIDDGEQVSEISSAETAAAEDAELDETETVPEDDRTVTQEDANSEEAAPKEQSSEEARPVDGTHEEPGEARRELSEEKTGPDAEKPTETKSAPTGEDATRDAAETRNKDLKKEAETA